The proteins below come from a single Cyanobacteria bacterium QS_8_64_29 genomic window:
- a CDS encoding 2-C-methyl-D-erythritol 2,4-cyclodiphosphate synthase gives MSVRIGNGYDSHRLVAGRPLILGGVEIATDLGLLGHSDGDALIHALMDALLGALALGDIGDYFPSSDPNWQDANSLTLLARIDREVRARGWRIGNLDATLVAERPKLGPHLPTMRDRLSQQLGIGRDHVSVKATTNDKLGHLGRGEGICAHAVALLVAAEGDRP, from the coding sequence ATGAGCGTTCGCATTGGCAACGGCTACGACAGCCACCGCCTGGTCGCCGGGCGGCCGCTGATTCTGGGTGGCGTCGAGATTGCTACCGATTTGGGGTTGCTGGGTCACAGCGATGGGGACGCCCTCATCCATGCCCTCATGGATGCCCTGTTGGGGGCGCTGGCCCTAGGCGACATTGGGGACTACTTTCCCTCTAGCGACCCCAACTGGCAGGACGCTAACAGTCTGACCCTACTCGCCCGCATCGATCGCGAGGTGCGCGCGCGCGGCTGGCGCATCGGCAATCTCGATGCCACCCTCGTGGCCGAGCGGCCCAAACTGGGACCGCATCTACCCACCATGCGTGATCGCCTGAGCCAGCAGCTCGGCATCGGGCGCGATCACGTCAGCGTCAAAGCCACTACCAACGACAAACTCGGGCACTTAGGCCGCGGCGAGGGCATCTGCGCCCATGCGGTAGCGCTGCTTGTGGCCGCCGAGGGGGATCGGCCCTAG